A genome region from Anopheles stephensi strain Indian chromosome 2, UCI_ANSTEP_V1.0, whole genome shotgun sequence includes the following:
- the LOC118506744 gene encoding protein O-mannosyl-transferase TMTC4, translated as MSSLRQHALVQYAILVAASLLSYGGALYGTFVFDDSAAIVKNMDVRNVATPFRDLLRHDFWGNNLSDPTSHKSFRPLTVLSYQLENRLLGLNAGHMKKVNLALHTIVCLLVLRLYQTVWRETGPFRTAFWAAFVFTVHPVHTEAVVGIVGRADLLAAIGYITVLLLYQRWLHGERRYGFVVFPALFLLTVASTLCKETGITALVACGAIDLLKRVNWRHVRLPDLFQTHRACIARVFALALLSLAALVLRLWIMDFESPKFHRMDNPVGATNSTTSRILSQSYLYWLNAYLLLCPDWLSFDWALGSVPLVETVFDPRMLLIVIFYGTAAILALRSCESKSKEIKLALTLAIIPFLPACGFVRVGFVIAERLLYLPSVGFCYLLAVGYRRLIKRSVAFYIPLCFLCTMFILKTQSRAYEWTSEDLLFRSALRVCPENAKVYYNIARLATDQGDRETAFAFYRHAIELHPAYEAAHMNLGNLYREVHELDTAERHLRKAIEIHEPFPSAWMNLGIVQAARKDHQAALTSYRRALELKPNYANCLYNLGNLYIDKQNSSMALRYWREAIQQNPRHSKAWANILALYDNRGRTDDIIRTSALALTFLPNDTAILFTRANAFGKLGQYETAEALYRQIIAARPDHAVYRANLGVLYHRWGQRNAQAIEQYRAALRLDPNLRSAKTNLLKLMDSS; from the exons ATGTCTTCGCTGCGCCAACACGCCTTGGTTCAG TATGCCATTCTGGTGGCCGCCTCACTGCTTTCGTACGGTGGCGCACTGTACGGCACGTTCGTGTTCGACGATTCGGCAGCAATCGTGAAAAACATGGACGTGCGTAACGTGGCCACACCGTTCCGAGACCTGCTGCGGCACGACTTCTGGGGCAACAATCTGTCCGACCCGACGAGCCACAAATCCTTCCGTCCGCTGACCGTACTAAGCTACCAGCTGGAAAACCGCCTGCTAGGTTTAAACGCCGGTCACATGAAAAAAGTTAATCTTGCGCTGCATACGATCGTGTGCCTGCTGGTGTTACGACTGTATCAAACGGTGTGGCGTGAGACCGGTCCTTTTCGTACGGCTTTTTGGGCCGCCTTTGTCTTTACCGTGCATCCGGTACATACCGAGGCGGTCGTTGGTATTGTTGGGCGGGCCGATTTGCTGGCAGCGATCGGGTACATTACCGTCCTGTTGCTATACCAACGCTGGTTGCACGGCGAGCGTCGGTAtggtttcgttgtttttccggctctttttcttcttaccGTAGCATCGACGTTGTGCAAAGAAACGGGCATCACGGCCCTAGTGGCCTGTGGCGCCATCGATTTGCTGAAGCGAGTCAATTGGCGTCACGTGCGGTTGCCAGACTTGTTTCAAACGCATCGAGCCTGCATAGCGCGAGTGTTTGCCCTAGCCCTCCTATCACTGGCCGCCCTCGTGTTACGCCTGTGGATTATGGACTTCGAAAGTCCCAAGTTCCATCGAATGGATAATCCCGTTGGTGCGAcgaacagcaccaccagccgAATTCTTTCCCAAAGCTATCTTTACTGGCTAAATGCTTACCTTTTGCTGTGCCCCGATTGGTTAAGCTTTGATTGGGCCCTTGGATCCGTTCCTTTGGTGGAAACCGTATTCGATCCCCGGATGCTGCTGATCGTGATTTTCTACGGAACGGCAGCAATACTGGCGTTACGATCTTGCGAATCTAAATCAAAAGAAATCAAACTAGCCCTTACACTGGCCATCATTCCCTTCCTACCAGCGTGTGGctttgtacgggttgggtttgTGATTGCCGAACGGTTACTATATCTTCCATCGGTTGGATTTTGCTACCTCCTAGCGGTCGGTTACCGACGATTAATCAAGCGCTCCGTAGCGTTCTACATTCCACTGTGCTTCCTGTGCACCATGTTTATCCTGAAAACACAATCCCGTGCTTACGAGTGGACGTCGGAAGATCTGCTGTTCCGCTCGGCACTGCGCGTCTGTCCCGAAAACGCCAAAGTGTACTACAACATTGCCCGACTCGCTACGGATCAGGGTGATCGTGAAACGGCCTTCGCCTTCTACCGACACGCAATCGAGCTACATCCCGCGTACGAAGCGGCACACATGAATTTGGGCAATCTGTACCGCGAAGTGCACGAGCTGGACACGGCCGAACGGCATCTAAGGAAAGCGATTGAAATACACGAACCATTCCCGTCGGCCTGGATGAATCTCGGTATCGTGCAGGCGGCACGGAAAGACCATCAAGCCGCGTTGACCAGCTATCGGCGAGCGCTCGAGCTAAAGCCCAACTATGCTAACTGTTTGTACAATTTGGGCAATCTG TACATCGATAAGCAAAACTCCTCCATGGCCCTGCGGTACTGGCGCGAAGCGATACAGCAAAACCCTCGGCACAGCAAAGCGTGGGCCAACATTCTCGCGCTGTACGACAATCGGGGCCGTACGGATGACATTATACGCACATCGGCACTGGCGCTTACCTTTCTGCCGAACGATACCGCCATCCTGTTTACCCGTGCCAACGCGTTCGGGAAGCTTGGCCAGTACGAAACGGCCGAGGCACTTTATCGGCAGATCATTGCCGCCCGTCCGGATCATGCGGTGTACCGTGCTAATCTGGGCGTGCTGTATCACCGGTGGGGCCAGCGGAACGCTCAGGCGATCGAGCAGTACAGGGCTGCGCTACGGCTAGATCCAAACCTGCGCAGTGCCAAGACGAACCTTCTCAAGCTAATGGACTCGTCGTAG
- the LOC118506745 gene encoding myoneurin-like: MTSCRDILLTGSTATDPYSEWNNTCRTCLQAGETRSIFELEACSPMSYAEKVMQCASVAIREHDNLPDRICTQCIDDLNVAYRFRLNCLEANALLLGANNFDCFEAKTKERQAAEVAPCSPDDGRDQIAIQMDSGVIYTYKPPIGLDVKLTQPSADDGAKSAPTMTMIDPPSMSNAATEDDSMLLTMDTTLPAEKRDEIEYIIYVKDDNDEQESTLPTMKANAAPMEPAIHWEHTEQTVVDNRNHSTGQKRVKTLQTIRKTNRPNEMKPTIETVTSQPVTDGTGGMETVIRVKRNLAGPKPSFLCKICDVTYKHKHALDTHMRRHQGDRPYKCEHCDKSFVVPFELQRHARIHTGQKPYKCRYCERAYSDFGSKTKHERTHTGERPYVCDYCGKSFSYSHVLNSHRLTHTGVKKFGCTICGRRFAKSHHLKSHRNTHQTQSLVATVTASEEDGLVELHGENNNIKQETVDVVYSALLQDELIASNDVLPMNETTPLLLGPQSDGGGVLVDVFPDTGAGLIPTEWSMVDGGVKGEHTGPSVVTITPEELENVSIVTFNDYMMKTAGLDGFLVEDEPADVGDVLVERQMMDR, from the exons ATGACGTCGTGTCGAGACATTCTACTGACCGGCAGTACGGCCACCGACCCGTACTCGGAATGGAACAACACGTGCCGGACGTGTTTGCAGGCGGGCGAAACACGGTCCATCTTCGAGCTGGAGGCTTGTTCGCCGATGTCCTACGCGGAAAAGGTGATGCAGTGTGCGAGTGTGGCTATCCGCGAGCACGACAATCTTCCCGACCGAATCTGTACGCAGTGCATCGACGATCTGAACGTGGCGTACCGTTTCCGGTTGAACTGTCTAGAGGCAAATGCATTGCTGCTAGGAGCGAACAACTTCGACTGTTTCGAAGCGAAGACGAAGGAGAGGCAGGCGGCGGAAGTTGCACCGTGCTCACCGGATGACGGGCGGGACCAGATAGCGATACAGATGGATTCCGGTGTGATTTATACGTATAAACCACCGATCGGGTTGGATGTAAAACTGACCCAACCGAGTGCGGACGACGGGGCGAAGAGCGCACCTACTATGACGATGATCGATCCGCCATCGATGTCAAACGCCGCAACCGAGGACGATAGCATGCTGCTCACCATGGATACGACGCTACCGGCAGAGAAACGTGACGAAATAGAGTACATTATCTATGTGAAAGATGACAACGATGAGCAGGAATCTACACTGCCGACGATGAAAGCAAATGCCGCACCAATG GAACCTGCCATCCATTGGGAACACACTGAGCAAACGGTAGTCGACAATCGAAACCATTCCACCGGACAGAAGCGCGTAAAAACGTTGCAAACCATCCGCAAAACGAACCGACCGAACGAGATGAAACCAACAATCGAAACCGTCACCTCACAGCCGGTAACGGACGGTACCGGCGGTATGGAGACGGTGATACGCGTGAAACGCAACCTGGCCGGCCCGAAACCATCGTTCCTGTGCAAAATCTGTGATGTGACGTACAAACATAAGCATGCGCTCGATACGCACATGCGGCGCCACCAGGGCGATCGGCCGTACAAATGTGAGCACTGCGATAAATCGTTTGTCGTGCCGTTCGAACTGCAACGTCACGCACGCATCCACACGGGACAAAAACCGTACAAATGTCGGTACTGCGAGCGAGCGTACTCGGACTTTGGCAGCAAAACCAAGCACGAGCGTACGCATACCGGTGAGCGACCGTACGTGTGTGACTATTGCGGTAAATCGTTCTCGTACTCGCACGTGCTAAACAGTCATCGGCTGACGCACACTGGGGTGAAGAAATTCGG CTGCACAATCTGCGGCAGACGGTTCGCCAAATCGCACCATTTGAAGTCGCACCGCAACACGCACCAAACGCAATCGCTTGTCGCAACCGTgacagcgtcggaggaggatGGTCTAGTTGAACTGCACGGTgagaacaacaacatcaagcAGGAAACGGTGGATGTCGTGTATTCGGCCCTGCTTCAGGATGAGTTGATCGCATCGAACGATGTGCTTCCGATGAACGAAACCACTCCACTGCTGCTCGGCCCGCAATCGGACGGCGGAGGTGTGCTTGTCGATGTGTTTCCGGACACCGGCGCTGGACTGATCCCAACCGAATGGTCGATGGTGGACGGTGGCGTGAAGGGAGAGCACACGGGTCCGTCCGTGGTAACGATCACACCGGAGGAGTTGGAAAATGTGTCCATCGTTACCTTCAACGATTATATGATGAAAACAGCCGGGCTGGACGGTTTTTTGGTTGAGGACGAGCCGGCAGACGTCGGGGATGTGTTGGTGGAGCGACAAATGATGGACAGATGA